The proteins below come from a single Edaphobacter acidisoli genomic window:
- a CDS encoding transketolase family protein, with the protein MSTVHTSPAHTGKAQRFDCRIAWSETLEQLAAADSRVCAVVNDSVSSTRLSGFRSKFPNRFVNVGIAEQNMIGVGCGLANGGMVPYVSGASCFLTARAMEQVKVDMAYSNSNVKLCGMSSGMAYGELGPTHHSIEDLAWTRILPNLSVVVPADPRETAAVVRASLQHVGPQFLRISRVPVPQVNTEDYEFTLGKAVRLRDGDDVTIVANGLMVSRALDAAQSLEARGVSARVLNMSSMKPFDSDAIIDAARTTRGIVTAEEALAAGGLGGAVAEVLCVHHPARMRILGVPGVFAPTGSAEFLLEHFGLTATGIEQAALDLLGVRG; encoded by the coding sequence GTGAGCACTGTACATACTTCGCCAGCCCATACCGGAAAGGCCCAGCGTTTCGATTGCCGCATCGCGTGGTCGGAGACGCTGGAGCAACTCGCAGCGGCGGACTCCCGCGTCTGCGCAGTTGTTAACGACTCTGTTTCTTCCACACGACTGAGCGGCTTTCGATCGAAGTTTCCAAACCGCTTTGTGAATGTCGGGATCGCTGAACAGAACATGATCGGCGTAGGGTGCGGGCTGGCCAATGGCGGGATGGTTCCCTACGTCAGCGGCGCTTCGTGCTTTCTGACTGCGCGCGCGATGGAACAGGTGAAAGTGGACATGGCTTATTCCAACTCCAACGTGAAGCTCTGTGGGATGTCGTCGGGCATGGCGTATGGCGAGCTGGGGCCGACGCACCACTCCATTGAAGACCTGGCCTGGACGCGGATTCTGCCGAACCTGTCGGTGGTTGTTCCCGCTGATCCACGTGAGACGGCCGCTGTGGTGCGCGCTTCGCTTCAGCATGTTGGACCACAGTTTCTTCGCATCAGCAGAGTTCCCGTGCCTCAGGTGAACACTGAAGACTATGAATTCACTCTTGGCAAAGCGGTACGGCTGCGTGACGGCGATGATGTAACGATTGTCGCCAATGGCCTGATGGTCAGCCGCGCTTTGGATGCTGCACAATCACTGGAGGCGCGTGGAGTGAGCGCGCGTGTGCTGAATATGAGCAGCATGAAACCTTTTGATAGCGACGCTATTATCGATGCGGCACGCACGACTCGCGGCATCGTTACGGCGGAGGAGGCACTGGCCGCCGGCGGGCTTGGTGGCGCGGTTGCTGAAGTGCTGTGCGTGCACCATCCGGCGAGGATGCGCATCCTCGGGGTTCCTGGGGTGTTTGCGCCGACAGGTTCTGCGGAGTTTCTGCTGGAACACTTCGGCCTGACGGCTACGGGAATTGAA
- a CDS encoding transketolase, with product MQETTFKERLNQRPDTALLQREANRIRLSAMTMTHHSGVGHTGGDLSSADILATLYLGGVLNVDTARPAWPQRDRFMMSKGHCAGAFYSTLAARGFFPRAWLGRFMDPLSPLNGHPDRNKLPGIEANTGPLGHGLPIATGAALAARMRGETWRVFVLTGDGELQEGSNWEAAMTAHHYELDNLTVIVDRNRIQQGDFTEKTIRMDPLAAKWLAFGFSVLEIDGHNHEALLDAFSRLPFEKGKPSCIIANTIKGKGVSFAENQPAWHHGVPTVAQLEAAAAELNVELPL from the coding sequence ATGCAGGAAACAACCTTCAAGGAACGCCTGAATCAGAGGCCGGATACAGCTTTGCTTCAGCGCGAAGCGAATCGAATCCGGCTGAGCGCGATGACGATGACGCATCACTCCGGCGTCGGACATACAGGCGGCGACCTGTCTTCGGCGGACATCCTCGCCACGCTTTATCTCGGCGGAGTTCTGAATGTAGATACTGCCCGGCCCGCATGGCCTCAGCGGGACCGCTTCATGATGTCAAAGGGCCACTGTGCGGGAGCATTTTATTCGACGCTGGCGGCGCGCGGATTTTTTCCACGCGCGTGGCTTGGCCGATTCATGGACCCTCTTTCGCCTCTGAATGGACACCCTGATCGCAACAAACTTCCGGGGATTGAAGCGAACACGGGCCCTCTGGGGCACGGGCTGCCGATTGCAACAGGCGCCGCGCTGGCAGCGCGGATGCGCGGCGAAACCTGGCGCGTCTTCGTGCTGACGGGTGATGGTGAATTGCAGGAGGGTTCCAACTGGGAGGCCGCAATGACGGCCCATCACTACGAATTGGACAACCTGACGGTGATCGTCGACCGCAATCGCATTCAGCAAGGCGACTTTACGGAGAAGACGATTCGTATGGACCCGCTCGCCGCCAAATGGCTCGCGTTTGGGTTTTCCGTCCTTGAAATCGATGGGCACAACCATGAAGCTTTGCTCGATGCCTTTTCGCGGCTGCCTTTCGAGAAAGGTAAGCCGAGTTGCATCATTGCCAACACTATTAAAGGGAAGGGCGTGTCCTTCGCCGAGAACCAGCCAGCGTGGCACCATGGTGTGCCGACGGTCGCACAGTTGGAAGCGGCCGCAGCCGAATTGAATGTGGAGTTACCCCTGTGA